One window of the Perca flavescens isolate YP-PL-M2 chromosome 5, PFLA_1.0, whole genome shotgun sequence genome contains the following:
- the LOC114556292 gene encoding uncharacterized protein LOC114556292, whose protein sequence is MSVQFSGWEVVDDGASFPGVELQPSQKPQNRGVYTMYHGTSVASARIIITNGFKQSSKGMLGRGVYVSRDIKKASHYPLNSNITDRVVFKLHVRVGRVKRIDKDNHPMQFTWNTHGYDTAWVPPKCGLKAVRSGLEEDCVFDPKRVKVVGIAKAPNTTIQKELQQLLSKTSSRPGSGGDAAADVCSLCKRKTQKGAPHIKQKCWECGQNICVLMSKHFCPRKLKIYGRPTEQKVKVIEIRERKRLHTDELLFLNRIPFKNKMPLPFFGWEVTYDDDSPRMELEASQTPKDSGVYTMFHGTSVANARLIIANGFQQSPGGMLGKGVYVTRDKKKAERYPLKNDPSTRVVLELRVRVGRVKRIDIDNHPMQYTWSTQGYDTAWVPPNCGMKAVPSGLEEDCVFDPKRVKVTSIAKAPDTVLSELQQLLANNLRNPGDAGDGGAVDVCSLCKRKTQQASPHIKQPCWGCGQNICTLMTKHVCRASF, encoded by the exons ATGTCAGTGCAGTTCTCTGGCTGGGAGGTGGTCGACGATGGTGCTTCTTTCCCTGGCGTGGAGCTGCAGCCGTCCCAGAAACCCCAAAACCGGGGCGTCTACACTATGTACCACGGGACCAGCGTTGCCAGCGCACGGATCATCATTACCAATGGCTTTAAACAGTCATCAAAGGGCATGCTGGGAAGGGGAGTGTATGTCAGTCGTGATATAAAAAAGGCGTCACATTATCCATTAAACAGTAACATAACAGACCGCGTGGTCTTCAAGTTACACGTGCGTGTCGGCCGTGTAAAGCGCATTGACAAGGACAACCATCCCATGCAGTTCACCTGGAACACGCACGGCTACGACACTGCCTGGGTGCCCCCCAAATGTGGCCTCAAAGCTGTGCGCAGTGGCCTGGAGGAGGATTGTGTGTTCGATCCTAAAAGAGTGAAGGTGGTAGGCATAGCAAAGGCACCAAACACCACTATACAGAAGGAACTTCAACAGCTTCTATCAAAAACATCCAGCAGACCTGGATCAGGAGGTGACGCTGCTGCAGATGTTTGTTCACTGTGTAAGAGGAAGACCCAGAAGGGGGCTCCACACATCAAACAAAAGTGCTGGGAGTGTGGGCAAAACATCTGCGTTCTCATGTCCAAGCATTTCTGTCCA cgAAAGTTGAAAATCTACGGTAGGCCGACTGAACAGAAAGTGAAAGTTATTGAGATTAGAGAACGAAAACGACTCCATACCGACG agctgctgttcCTGAACAGGATCCCTTTTAAAAACAAGATGCCGCTGCCTTTCTTTGGCTGGGAGGTGACCTATGATGATGACTCTCCTCGTATGGAGCTGGAGGCGTCTCAGACGCCCAAAGACAGCGGTGTCTACACCATGTTTCATGGCACCAGCGTTGCCAACGCACGGCTCATCATTGCCAATGGCTTTCAGCAGTCACCAGGTGGCATGCTGGGTAAGGGCGTGTATGTCACCCGTGATAAGAAAAAGGCGGAGCGTTATCCATTGAAAAATGACCCTTCGACCCGCGTGGTCCTTGAGTTACGGGTGCGCGTGGGCCGTGTCAAGCGCATTGACATTGACAACCATCCTATGCAGTACACCTGGAGCACGCAGGGATACGATACTGCCTGGGTGCCCCCCAATTGTGGCATGAAAGCCGTGCCCAGCGGCCTAGAGGAAGATTGTGTGTTTGATCCCAAAAGAGTGAAAGTAACAAGCATTGCAAAGGCTCCAGACACCGTACTGTCAGAGCTCCAGCAGCTTCTAGCTAACAATCTAAGGAATCCTGGCGATGCAGGAGATGGCGGTGCTGTGGATGTGTGTTCACTGTGTAAAAGAAAGACCCAGCAGGCCTCTCCACACATCAAGCAACCGTGTTGGGGCTGTGGGCAAAACATCTGCACTCTCATGACCAAGCATGTCTGCCGAGCTAGCTTCTGA